A region from the Sandaracinus amylolyticus genome encodes:
- a CDS encoding FecR domain-containing protein: MSAPEPLPPPRSLAKWVEPPLDDVVLEKQWSAIRERRGHRRGGLWGWWIGGTSVIAIAAAIAVLVTTREAPLAPLPSVAGATVSSTPGAVIESGPAPIDVRLADGSQIALDPSTRLEATEAEGRDVRFALRHGRATFEVARDEGRRFVVAAGDVEVVVVGTRFSVASEASRVAVHVTRGRVDVHTGRAVHQLAAGETWSGDAVARDEDVAVPSEDAVEESPDRDRPRREGPSASDLFESARAARRDGRDGEAASAYEQLLRRHPRDGHAGLAAFELARIRMDSLGDERGAIEPLERAISAGVFREDAMARLVRAYDETGQDARCRAARERYLRAYPEGVHRAQVEGRCAE; encoded by the coding sequence ATGAGCGCGCCGGAGCCGTTGCCGCCGCCGAGATCGCTGGCGAAGTGGGTCGAGCCACCGCTCGACGACGTGGTGCTCGAGAAGCAGTGGTCCGCCATCCGCGAGCGACGCGGACATCGCCGCGGGGGCCTCTGGGGTTGGTGGATCGGTGGCACGTCGGTGATCGCGATCGCCGCGGCGATCGCGGTGCTCGTGACGACGCGCGAGGCGCCGCTCGCGCCGCTGCCGAGCGTCGCGGGCGCGACCGTGTCGTCGACCCCAGGCGCGGTGATCGAGAGCGGTCCCGCGCCGATCGACGTGCGGCTCGCGGACGGCTCGCAGATCGCGCTCGATCCGTCGACGCGGCTCGAGGCGACCGAAGCCGAGGGACGCGACGTGCGGTTCGCGCTGCGCCACGGCCGCGCGACGTTCGAGGTCGCGCGCGACGAGGGGCGTCGCTTCGTGGTCGCGGCGGGCGACGTCGAGGTCGTCGTCGTCGGGACGCGGTTCTCGGTGGCGAGCGAAGCCTCGCGCGTCGCGGTGCACGTCACGCGCGGTCGCGTCGACGTGCACACCGGGCGTGCGGTGCACCAGCTCGCGGCGGGCGAGACGTGGTCCGGGGATGCCGTCGCGCGCGACGAGGACGTCGCGGTGCCGAGCGAGGACGCGGTCGAGGAGAGCCCGGATCGTGATCGCCCGCGCCGCGAAGGCCCGAGCGCGAGCGATCTGTTCGAGTCGGCGCGCGCGGCGCGTCGTGACGGGCGCGACGGCGAGGCGGCGAGCGCGTACGAGCAGCTCCTCCGCCGTCATCCGCGCGATGGCCACGCCGGGCTCGCGGCGTTCGAGCTCGCGCGCATCCGCATGGACTCGCTGGGCGACGAGCGCGGCGCGATCGAGCCGCTCGAGCGCGCGATCTCCGCGGGCGTGTTCCGCGAGGACGCGATGGCGAGGCTGGTCCGCGCGTACGACGAGACCGGTCAGGACGCGCGCTGTCGCGCGGCGCGCGAGCGCTACCTGCGCGCGTACCCCGAGGGCGTGCACCGCGCGCAGGTCGAGGGTCGCTGCGCCGAGTAG
- a CDS encoding RidA family protein, giving the protein MPDVIHPASLAPPRGYSNGLLFPANGRVLFVAGQIGWDREGRFPSDELAAQFDLALANVLDVVREAGGAPEHVGRLTIYVTDKHEYIAAAKTIGASYRARMGKHYPAMALVQVAALLEDRAKVEIEATAVIP; this is encoded by the coding sequence GTGCCGGACGTCATCCATCCCGCTTCGCTCGCGCCGCCGCGCGGGTACTCCAACGGCCTGCTCTTTCCCGCGAACGGCCGCGTGCTCTTCGTCGCGGGGCAGATCGGCTGGGATCGCGAAGGTCGCTTCCCGAGCGACGAGCTCGCGGCCCAATTCGATCTCGCGCTCGCGAACGTGCTCGACGTGGTGCGCGAAGCCGGCGGCGCGCCCGAGCACGTCGGGCGCCTCACGATCTACGTGACCGACAAGCACGAGTACATCGCAGCGGCGAAGACGATCGGCGCGTCGTACCGTGCGCGCATGGGCAAGCACTACCCCGCGATGGCGCTCGTGCAGGTCGCCGCGCTGCTCGAGGATCGCGCGAAGGTCGAGATCGAAGCGACGGCGGTGATCCCGTGA
- a CDS encoding RNA polymerase sigma factor: protein MTKPGPESRYDAAVPDDVRQRARETRDTSDGASSPRTKSGSGPSDAALVVAARAGEAWAQEALYRRYARMVNGLAWRLMPGDPDVEDLVQDVFIQALDALDRLTEPAAFGSWIGSITIRTAHKRLRRKRLKLRLGLARREPVDVDAVISSSAPPDVQSELRAMYRLLDELPTESRIALVLRRVEGLQLAEIAEQMGLSLATVKRRLDAAETKLGERLAVGGER from the coding sequence ATGACGAAACCCGGCCCGGAGAGCCGCTACGATGCCGCCGTGCCCGACGACGTACGTCAGCGCGCCCGCGAGACCCGCGACACTTCCGACGGGGCGTCTTCGCCCCGCACGAAGTCCGGCTCGGGCCCCTCGGACGCCGCGCTCGTGGTCGCTGCGCGTGCCGGCGAAGCATGGGCTCAGGAAGCCCTCTACCGGCGGTACGCGCGCATGGTGAACGGCCTCGCGTGGCGGCTCATGCCCGGTGATCCCGACGTCGAGGATCTCGTGCAGGACGTGTTCATCCAGGCGCTCGACGCGCTCGACCGGCTCACCGAGCCCGCTGCGTTCGGGAGCTGGATCGGATCGATCACGATCCGCACCGCGCACAAGCGGCTGCGCCGCAAGCGCTTGAAGCTGCGGCTCGGCCTCGCGCGGCGCGAGCCGGTCGACGTCGACGCGGTGATCTCGTCGTCGGCGCCGCCCGACGTGCAGTCGGAGCTGCGCGCGATGTATCGATTGCTCGACGAGCTGCCGACCGAGTCGCGCATCGCGCTGGTGCTGCGGCGCGTCGAGGGGCTGCAGCTCGCGGAGATCGCGGAGCAGATGGGGCTCTCGCTGGCGACGGTGAAGCGGCGACTGGACGCCGCGGAGACGAAGCTCGGCGAGAGGCTCGCAGTGGGAGGGGAGCGATGA
- a CDS encoding thioredoxin family protein, with product MAVEDLDDTTFAQKLAGSDMAVVDFYAGWCGPCMMFKPKFARLSDEYPHVKFFVCDGEKAPESRKTVEIPGLPFFGIYKNGKLIDGFTTAKEAGFRERLEQHFGKGPEGGGIE from the coding sequence ATGGCGGTCGAAGATCTGGACGACACGACGTTCGCACAGAAGCTCGCGGGCTCCGACATGGCGGTGGTGGACTTCTACGCGGGCTGGTGTGGGCCCTGCATGATGTTCAAGCCGAAGTTCGCGCGGCTGAGCGACGAGTACCCGCACGTGAAGTTCTTCGTGTGCGACGGAGAGAAGGCGCCGGAGTCGCGCAAGACGGTCGAGATCCCCGGGCTGCCGTTCTTCGGGATCTACAAGAACGGGAAGCTGATCGACGGCTTCACGACGGCGAAGGAAGCGGGCTTCCGCGAGCGCCTCGAGCAGCACTTCGGCAAGGGCCCCGAGGGCGGCGGCATCGAATGA
- a CDS encoding RCC1 domain-containing protein, giving the protein MRWYALVLLLVGCVESAQVLGPDDAGIVPPESDAQIDAQVPRDDGRMPMPGVSDVSAGGAHSCAIVGGALSCWGDGTEGALGTGPSGDRLVPARVGTASDWRAIEAGQGMTCGLRDGAVWCWGTNELGQLGLGDREPRRSPAEVTLPGAATLVRASREFVCAILEGGELLCWGANIEGQLARADAYPGADGLTPQRIASELRFRDVCTGQGHGCAIATDGSLWCWGRNTEGQLGLGPDVPRQLREPMRVGTDVDWASLACGMSHTCGLRQDGTLWCWGDDFSGQIGITRGSRFDVPTRVGEDAGWSEIATYVFHTCGVKDDGTLWCWGRGIEGQLGLGDIDDRNRPTRVDDRTDWARVSVGWFHTCAQRTDGSVWCTGENGDGRLGVGDPDRRDVFTEVQGIGVE; this is encoded by the coding sequence GTGAGGTGGTACGCGCTCGTGCTGCTGCTCGTCGGGTGCGTCGAGTCCGCGCAGGTGCTCGGGCCCGACGACGCCGGCATCGTCCCGCCCGAGAGCGACGCGCAGATCGACGCGCAGGTGCCGCGCGACGACGGGCGCATGCCGATGCCGGGCGTCAGCGACGTCTCGGCGGGCGGCGCGCACTCGTGCGCGATCGTGGGGGGCGCGCTCTCGTGCTGGGGCGACGGCACCGAAGGCGCGCTCGGCACCGGCCCGAGCGGCGATCGCCTGGTGCCCGCGCGCGTCGGCACGGCGAGCGACTGGCGCGCGATCGAGGCCGGGCAGGGCATGACCTGCGGGCTGCGCGACGGCGCGGTGTGGTGCTGGGGCACGAACGAGCTCGGCCAGCTCGGGCTCGGCGATCGCGAGCCGCGTCGCTCGCCCGCCGAGGTCACGCTGCCCGGCGCGGCGACGCTGGTGCGCGCGTCGCGCGAGTTCGTCTGCGCGATCCTCGAGGGCGGCGAGCTGCTCTGCTGGGGCGCGAACATCGAGGGTCAGCTCGCGCGCGCCGATGCGTATCCGGGCGCCGACGGGCTCACGCCGCAGCGCATCGCGTCGGAGCTGCGCTTCCGCGACGTGTGCACCGGCCAGGGCCACGGCTGCGCGATCGCGACCGACGGATCGCTCTGGTGCTGGGGCCGCAACACCGAGGGCCAGCTCGGGCTCGGCCCCGACGTGCCGCGGCAGCTGCGCGAGCCGATGCGCGTCGGCACCGACGTCGACTGGGCCTCGCTCGCGTGCGGCATGAGCCACACCTGCGGGCTCCGGCAGGACGGCACGCTGTGGTGCTGGGGTGACGACTTCTCGGGTCAGATCGGCATCACGCGCGGCTCGCGCTTCGACGTGCCCACGCGCGTCGGCGAGGACGCGGGATGGAGCGAGATCGCGACCTACGTCTTCCACACCTGCGGCGTGAAGGACGACGGAACGCTCTGGTGCTGGGGCCGCGGCATCGAGGGCCAGCTCGGCCTCGGCGACATCGACGATCGCAACCGCCCGACGCGCGTCGACGATCGCACCGACTGGGCGCGCGTGTCGGTCGGTTGGTTCCACACGTGCGCGCAGCGCACCGACGGCAGCGTGTGGTGCACCGGCGAGAACGGCGACGGACGCCTCGGCGTGGGCGATCCCGATCGCCGCGACGTCTTCACCGAGGTGCAGGGCATCGGCGTGGAGTGA